A region of Pleionea litopenaei DNA encodes the following proteins:
- the katG gene encoding catalase/peroxidase HPI, translating to MTPIQTANAMEAKPNSFWWPEQLDLKPLRQHAAESNPYGDNFDYAKEFQTLDLAAVKKDIEKVLTTSQDWWPADYGHYGPFFIRMAWHSAGTYRVGDGRGGAGGGQQRFDPLNSWPDNANLDKARRLLWPVKQKYGRKLSWADLMVLTGNVSLESMGFKTFGFAGGRADDWEPDLVYWGPEEKMLDDKRRGKDGKLKGDLAAVQMGLIYVNPEGPGGKPDPLLAAQDIRMSFGRMAMNDEEIVALIAGGHTFGKAHGAKSPEKCTGKEPAAAAIEEQGFGWKNKCGKGHSEDTITSGLEGAWTVTPTQWTTNYLDNLMGFEWEMTKSPAGATQWIPKDGQAANLVPDAHVKGKRHAPIMFTTDLALKKDPAFRKIVERFRADPKEYELAFAKAWFKLTHRDMGPRARYLGSDVPSEVLLWQDPVPEVSHKLIDQKDADKLKKKILDSGLSNSELIRTAWASAASFRATDMRGGANGARIRLAPQKDWAVNNPKALSKALKALTKVQESFNKSLSGGKKVSLADVIVLGGAAAIEQSAKKAGFDVAVPFHPGRGDATQAQTEVESFQALEPKADAFRNYYHESASMSPADSMVDRAALLGLTVPEMTVLIGGMRSLDANTDGSKHGIFTDRPGTLSNDFFVNLLDMSTAWSKKSEGVYQGKDRKSGKVKWTATPVDLIFGSNSELRAIAEVYASQDAQQKFVNDFVAAWSKVMTADRFDLKH from the coding sequence ATGACGCCCATTCAAACCGCCAATGCGATGGAAGCCAAACCAAACAGTTTTTGGTGGCCAGAGCAACTCGATCTAAAACCACTCCGTCAACATGCAGCTGAGTCAAATCCCTACGGCGATAACTTCGACTATGCCAAAGAGTTCCAGACACTGGACTTGGCCGCCGTTAAAAAAGACATCGAAAAAGTACTCACTACGTCGCAAGACTGGTGGCCAGCTGATTACGGCCACTATGGTCCTTTCTTTATTCGAATGGCCTGGCACAGTGCTGGTACTTACCGAGTGGGTGACGGTCGCGGTGGCGCTGGCGGTGGGCAACAACGCTTCGATCCATTGAACAGCTGGCCAGACAACGCCAACCTCGACAAAGCTCGACGCCTACTTTGGCCAGTCAAACAAAAATACGGTCGCAAACTCTCTTGGGCCGATTTAATGGTTCTTACGGGTAACGTATCCCTTGAGTCTATGGGATTTAAAACCTTTGGTTTCGCTGGTGGACGCGCCGACGATTGGGAACCCGATCTGGTCTACTGGGGACCCGAAGAAAAAATGCTCGACGACAAACGTCGGGGCAAAGATGGCAAGTTAAAAGGCGATTTAGCCGCCGTACAGATGGGTCTCATTTACGTCAACCCAGAAGGCCCAGGTGGTAAACCCGATCCTTTACTCGCCGCGCAAGATATCAGAATGTCTTTCGGTCGTATGGCGATGAATGACGAAGAAATCGTTGCTTTGATCGCGGGTGGCCACACCTTCGGTAAAGCGCATGGTGCGAAAAGTCCAGAAAAATGCACCGGCAAAGAACCCGCCGCCGCAGCGATTGAAGAACAAGGATTCGGTTGGAAAAACAAATGTGGCAAAGGCCATTCTGAAGACACGATTACCAGTGGTCTTGAAGGAGCCTGGACCGTCACACCAACTCAATGGACAACCAACTACCTCGACAACCTAATGGGTTTTGAGTGGGAAATGACGAAAAGTCCAGCCGGAGCGACGCAATGGATTCCGAAAGATGGTCAAGCCGCTAATTTGGTTCCCGATGCGCACGTGAAAGGCAAGCGACATGCGCCAATCATGTTCACGACCGATTTGGCACTTAAGAAAGATCCAGCTTTCCGTAAAATCGTCGAGCGATTCCGCGCCGACCCGAAAGAATATGAACTAGCGTTCGCGAAAGCTTGGTTCAAATTGACTCATCGCGATATGGGTCCTCGTGCACGCTATCTCGGTAGCGATGTGCCATCTGAAGTTTTACTGTGGCAAGATCCTGTACCAGAAGTTTCTCACAAATTGATTGATCAGAAAGACGCTGACAAACTGAAGAAGAAAATTCTAGATTCCGGGTTATCTAACTCTGAATTGATTCGAACGGCTTGGGCTTCAGCGGCTTCTTTCAGAGCAACCGATATGCGTGGCGGCGCCAATGGAGCTCGCATCCGTTTAGCTCCGCAAAAAGATTGGGCAGTCAACAATCCAAAAGCATTGAGCAAAGCCCTCAAGGCCTTGACTAAAGTTCAAGAAAGCTTCAACAAATCCTTATCGGGCGGTAAGAAAGTCTCTCTCGCAGACGTGATTGTACTCGGTGGTGCAGCTGCTATTGAACAATCTGCTAAAAAAGCTGGATTCGATGTTGCGGTTCCTTTCCACCCTGGTCGTGGAGATGCCACTCAAGCGCAAACTGAAGTTGAATCTTTCCAAGCATTGGAACCTAAAGCGGACGCATTTAGAAACTACTACCACGAGTCAGCCTCAATGTCGCCAGCCGACAGCATGGTCGACCGTGCTGCTCTACTTGGGTTGACAGTACCAGAAATGACCGTACTTATCGGCGGCATGCGTTCACTCGATGCCAACACAGATGGTTCTAAGCACGGTATATTCACCGACCGTCCAGGAACCCTTAGCAATGACTTCTTTGTCAACTTGCTCGATATGTCGACGGCATGGAGCAAAAAGTCCGAAGGTGTTTATCAAGGTAAAGATCGTAAGTCAGGTAAAGTTAAGTGGACAGCAACTCCGGTCGATTTAATTTTCGGTTCAAACAGCGAATTACGGGCCATTGCCGAAGTTTACGCATCACAAGATGCGCAACAAAAATTTGTTAATGACTTCGTTGCGGCTTGGAGCAAAGTCATGACCGCTGATCGCTTTGACTTAAAACACTAA
- a CDS encoding helix-turn-helix domain-containing protein, whose amino-acid sequence MNIHIDLDIELAKKKMSLTELSQRTGVSMTNLSLLKTGKVKAIRFSTLEAICQALQCQPGDLLRYQEPSSTDNNR is encoded by the coding sequence ATGAATATACACATTGATTTAGATATCGAGCTGGCAAAGAAAAAGATGTCACTCACCGAATTGTCTCAGCGAACAGGGGTCTCTATGACCAACTTGTCGTTATTAAAAACGGGCAAAGTGAAGGCGATTCGGTTCAGTACTCTCGAAGCCATTTGCCAAGCTTTGCAATGTCAGCCGGGCGACTTGCTTCGCTACCAAGAACCATCATCGACTGACAACAACCGATAA